The Sorangiineae bacterium MSr11954 DNA segment GCGAACACGCTCGCGAACCCGCGTGGATCGTCCAGATCCGTCACATAGAAGCCATCCGGCGCGATGCGCGTCACCACCACGCTGAACGCGAAGGTGTTTCGCTCCGGGCGGTAGCCGGTGTCGAGCTGCACCTGCTCGTGCGGAAACGAGGTCGCCGTCCCGCCTTGGGACACGCCCCGCACATCGGCCACCCGAGGGAGCGCAAAGTAGAAGATGGGGCTCACCCCGGTGGCGTAGGTGCCTACGTCCTCCGAGTCGTCGTTGGCGAAGGCGCAGCCGGGATCGGCCGGAAAATCCACGGCGCCATCGCCATCGTCGTCTTTGCCGTTCGAGCATTGGGGCGGCGGATCGACATGGGGCTCCACCGGAAAATAGCCCATGTCCTCCGCCCAGATCCGCGCGTTGCCATAGGCGCCCACCATGCCGACGGTCACATCGTCCGCCACCCCTCGGGCGAGCCTCACATTGCGCCCGACCACGCGCGGCCCGCTCACCGTCTGCACCGTTCCCGGCTTGACGGAGAGCCGCACATACCCCGAAAACTCCGTATCGACGCCCCCATCCGCGCGCTGCGCCGCGATGCGCAGGGTGGCCTCCGCCGGCGTCTGAAAGGTGAGGGGGATGCGCGCGTCCGCCGTCCCCCGCTCCCCCGAGCGCACCTCGACCACCAGCCGCCTCCCCGCGCCCAGCTGCGGAAACGCGTCGTGGCACCCCATGCCGAGCGCGCCCGTCCCCACCAAGGTCGCGAGCGCGCAGCCGGCGCCCATCGCGCGCGCCGCGAGGTTCGTACGCACGGCACGCATCCCCGGGCGCCGCGCGCGCATCGGCCTCGACCGCCGCGCGCTCATCGGCCGATCATCTCCTGGCGATCATCCGAAAAATTCCCCGCCCGCGCGTCCACGCACGACAAGATTTTGCACTCTTCGCCGGCGATGGAGCACGCATCGCGATCGATCTCGCAGTTGGGCCGATCGGGCGACGCGGCGCACACGCGGTTGTGAAACACGGCCACCGAGTCGCGGCATCCGCGATCCACGCAGCGCCCGACGGACGGATCGCAGCTCCCGTTGGTCACGCACACGGCGGCGCCCGATGCCTCCTCGGCCTGCGCCTGGCCGGGGCACGCGCACACCGCGTCGATGCCGGCGCCGGCGCAATCCGAATCGCGGCCGCACGCCTTTAGCCCCTCCGGTGTTCCCGCCTCCTCGCCGATGTAGCCGCATGGCTTCTGCTGCCGCAGATAATCGATCAGCGCATCGCGCTGCTGGATCTTCGTATCGAACTGCGTCGTATTGCGTTGAAGGACGCGAAACCCCGAGCCGCCCGCCGCCAGGTAATTGCTGGTCGCGAGCTCGTAGAGGTTGGTGGGCGCGATCAACGCCAAACACCGCTTGGTCCCGCGCGTATCGCAGGAGCCGGGGTGCGGCTTCCCGTTTGCGTCCGGCGGGCACTCCGCGTCCGCCTGGCACGTGATGCTGGTATGCCCGATGTAGACTTCATCGGCGCAGCTGGTGACGGGGCAAAATCCGGCCTCTTGGCCCGCCGCTCTTTGGCAGAACCCCTTGGTGCCCTCCCGGCAATCGGAGTCGTTCACGCAGCTCGGCCCCGCGCCGGGGCGCGCGCACTCGGCGCAATCGAGCCTCACGCGGGCCCCTGCGATTTGCACCTGCGACGTGCAGCCGCGCGAGGCGGAGCGGCGCGCGACGTAGTCGAAGAGATCCTGCACCTCGACCCCCGTGAGCTGCATCTTGGTGATCGAGTTGTCGAAGGGGAAGATGTTGTACATCTGCTCGATGGTGACCGGCCCGGGATTCAAATCGGCGCGGATGCCGCCCGTGTTGGTGAGCGAAAAGTCCGTTTGGATGCCGAGCCGCAGCCACATGGCCGCCGCGACCAAATTGCCGAGCGGTGAGTCGCCGCCGCCCGGGGCCGTGCGCTTGGAGCCTTGCGGAGCATAGCCCACCAGAAGATCCAAGTCGGCCACCCGGTCCAAGGTGCGCCGGTACGGCTGCAGCATATCGACCACCACCGGATCCTCCGGCACCTGCGCGTCGATGGGGAACGCCGTGTATTTGTGCGAAACGATTTCGAACTTGTTGATGGCCTCGTACGCGCTGGGATCGCCGTTGGGGCTCGCCTCCGCCGGATCGTTCGATAAGACCACGTCGAGGCGGCCCACGTATTTGGCAAATGCCCCCGAGTGCGCGATCACCACGTTTCGTGGTTTGCACAGGCGCTTCATCATGTAGGGGTGATCGACCGGATCGGGGTGTTTCTCGTCGTGGGGTGGCGGCGCGTCGGGATCGAGGTCCAGATCCGGATCGAGGGTCCAGATGAAGCCCGGGTGGGCCGGATCGGCGCTGCAATCGCGGACCTGTTGCGGCGGGTTGATGACCACGTGATTGTGCCCGCCGAGCACCACATCGATGCCGGTGGTCTCGCGCACCATGCGCTGATCCGTCTCGAGGCCCAGGTGCGTGAGCATGACCACGACATCCGCGTACGGCCGCACCAGATCGATGTAGCCTTGCGCGGTCTCCACCGTGTTGAGCGGGGTGATGCCCAATCGATTCGGTTGATCGAAAATCGAGGTGAGGCTCGAGAGATTCCCCATGCCGATGACCGCGATCTTCAAGCCTTCGCGGTTGATGACCGTAAATGGTTTGGCGATGGTGGAGAGCTTCGGGCTATCGGGGTTTTGCGGATTGTCGAATTTGTAATTGGCCACCAACGACGAAAACGAGCCCCAGCGCTGGAACTGCTGCGTCACATTGAGGGCGCCGCGGTCGAACTCGTGATTGCCGATGACCGCCGCGTCGACCCCCATGGCGGAGAGCGCGCGCACCTCGGGCTCGCCCGCGTAAAAATTGAAGATGGGCGCGCCTTGAAACGAATCGCCGGAGTCGAAGTGCACCACCCGCTCGGAGCGCGCCCGCTCGCGCGCGAGCACATACGACATGCGCGCGACCCCGCCCACGTTGCTCAGCTGACCGAGGGTCCCGAGGCCCAGATCCGCGTCGACTTGGGTCACCAACAGATCGTACGGGAGCAGCCGCGAGTGAATGTCCGACGT contains these protein-coding regions:
- a CDS encoding bifunctional metallophosphatase/5'-nucleotidase, producing MGSGSWCRGVVSAWFAAATLFAVGGGAGCSSSVEGPSSPCPPGQTCQTRLTLLHTSDIHSRLLPYDLLVTQVDADLGLGTLGQLSNVGGVARMSYVLARERARSERVVHFDSGDSFQGAPIFNFYAGEPEVRALSAMGVDAAVIGNHEFDRGALNVTQQFQRWGSFSSLVANYKFDNPQNPDSPKLSTIAKPFTVINREGLKIAVIGMGNLSSLTSIFDQPNRLGITPLNTVETAQGYIDLVRPYADVVVMLTHLGLETDQRMVRETTGIDVVLGGHNHVVINPPQQVRDCSADPAHPGFIWTLDPDLDLDPDAPPPHDEKHPDPVDHPYMMKRLCKPRNVVIAHSGAFAKYVGRLDVVLSNDPAEASPNGDPSAYEAINKFEIVSHKYTAFPIDAQVPEDPVVVDMLQPYRRTLDRVADLDLLVGYAPQGSKRTAPGGGDSPLGNLVAAAMWLRLGIQTDFSLTNTGGIRADLNPGPVTIEQMYNIFPFDNSITKMQLTGVEVQDLFDYVARRSASRGCTSQVQIAGARVRLDCAECARPGAGPSCVNDSDCREGTKGFCQRAAGQEAGFCPVTSCADEVYIGHTSITCQADAECPPDANGKPHPGSCDTRGTKRCLALIAPTNLYELATSNYLAAGGSGFRVLQRNTTQFDTKIQQRDALIDYLRQQKPCGYIGEEAGTPEGLKACGRDSDCAGAGIDAVCACPGQAQAEEASGAAVCVTNGSCDPSVGRCVDRGCRDSVAVFHNRVCAASPDRPNCEIDRDACSIAGEECKILSCVDARAGNFSDDRQEMIGR